The nucleotide window AGCTCGTGGTTCTCCAGTCAGCCCGTGTGCGACGCTGACGCCATGAACCAGCCCTCCATGGCCACCCTGTCTTCGGGAAAAATCACCCTGCGTGACGCCCGTCGCGGGACCACACGGGATGTGGAACTGGAGCCCTTCGAGATGGCCGTGCACCCCCTCCGTGACCGGAGCACCGGACGCCCGCTCACGCCTCTGACATGGTTCGAGACCATCAACCTCTGCAACGAGCTATCCAATGCTGAAGAGCTGCAGCCGGCCTACACGCATGCTGGGGACGGACGCTCCGTCACCTGGAACACGAGCGCTGACGGGTACCGATTGCCCACCGAGGCCGAGTGGGAGTACGCCTGCCGCGCCGGAACGACCTCGCCCACCTACGGGCCGCTTGAAGACATCGCCTGGACCAGCCTCGACCACCTTGAGGGCCCCCAGCCCGTCGGCATGAAGAAAGCCAACCCGCACGGTCTGCACGACATGCTCGGCAACATCTGGGAATGGTGCTGGGACTACGCCGATC belongs to Micrococcus sp. 2A and includes:
- a CDS encoding SUMF1/EgtB/PvdO family nonheme iron enzyme, translated to MNQPSMATLSSGKITLRDARRGTTRDVELEPFEMAVHPLRDRSTGRPLTPLTWFETINLCNELSNAEELQPAYTHAGDGRSVTWNTSADGYRLPTEAEWEYACRAGTTSPTYGPLEDIAWTSLDHLEGPQPVGMKKANPHGLHDMLGNIWEWCWDYADPARYGDYRSLRGGGWADEPWSVRASVRRGSAPDAVLEDVGLRLARGLVGSPGQAQGWSHEADRQRAAICGPLPVGWTPLREIFA